A stretch of Besnoitia besnoiti strain Bb-Ger1 chromosome III, whole genome shotgun sequence DNA encodes these proteins:
- a CDS encoding hypothetical protein (encoded by transcript BESB_045350) — MKGSTAVALCLVSSLSVAAAASVMAPTVQSGMTVSVLRVASAAGQPSQILVGSDRTQYSVGVDSSGNFIIASNTSPLLVVSPDDDMTVTARNFSASSLDLRGDLQVNGVKQFRIAAREDLSSGEATGWDNPASEDIVSKCAGITMLGGFGKFARGEVTKNFGKLPPHTELRVKATFHFIDAWAGETAFMRLSIGEHGKLTHVWAERHSQDMEQEAVNVCGGAVGEGKFAVPIDVSVSHSSDNVTVGFGTTMQEDDPFDQSWGVSYTSCSHLATPTGCTILRSPGLRYMFDR; from the exons ATGAAAGGAAGCACTGCTGTGGCTCTATGCCTTGTTTCTTCGCTGTCGgtggctgctgctgcttctgtcaTGGCCCCCACAGTACAAAGTGGAATGACAGTGTCCGTCTTACGAGTAGCCTCTGCTGCCGGTCAGCCTTCTCAAATCCTCGTGGGGTCTGACCGGACACAGTACTCTGTCGGTGTGGATTCCTCGGGGAACTTCATTATAGCAAGTAATACTTCTCCTCTACTCGTGGTCAGCCCAGATGACGACATGACGGTGACGGCCAGAAATTTTTCTGCCTC ATCACTTGACTTGAGAGGCGACTTACAGGTCAACGGGGTCAAGCAGTTTCGCATTGCCGCCCGCGAAGATCTCTCATCGGGGGAGGCCACAGGATGGGATAACCCTG CCTCGGAAGATATAGTATCAAAATGTGCTGGCATTACTATGCTGGGCGGCTTCGGAAAATTTGCCCGG GGTGAAGTTACGAAAAACTTTGGAAAGCTGCCACCTCATACAGAGCTGCGGGTTAAAGCCACTTTCCACTTCATTGACGCATGG GCGGGAGAAACCGCTTTCATGCGGCTGAGCATCG GAGAGCATGGGAAGCTCACCCACGTGTGGGCAGAACG TCACTCACAGGATATGGAGCAGGAGGCGGTGAATGTTTGTGGAG GCGCTGTCGGAGAAGGGAAGTTTGCGGTACCAATTGATGTTAGTGTCTCACACAGCAGCGACAACGTCACAGTTGGTTTCGGGACTACG ATGCAAGAAGACGATCCCTTCGATCAATCTTGGGGAGTGAGCTACACTAGTTGTTCCCACCTTGCCACGCCGACAGGATGCACAATTCTCAGGTCTCCGGGATTGAGATATATGTTCGATAGATGA
- a CDS encoding putative chaperonin cpn60 (encoded by transcript BESB_045340), with protein MAGFASFVSYLSIVVGFGISNVASCFQLPAPNAFLGHNLLRSPSPDGIHHIPATTLRGRHAPLSINEIQRTTSARHGSPSTLMARKAKRLILADECRNQLLEGIEAVAGAVRVTLGPRGRNVLLEKEYGPPMIVNDGVTIARNIELKSRAHNAGAKLVQEVASTSDEWAGDGTSSTTILTAEIARQGVDHVNQGHNPIPLQRGIQRAAKVMMEEVKRLAKPVEGMNDLLNIATVATSGNVAMGEVIAKSFDKLGRHAAIVLEDNPALEDTLEFTEGYTFERGFSSPYFLVGEDRDIIEWQNPSILVCDYKIETAQSILPILEHFVRTKAPLVLIAEDFGPEVLQTCIINRMRQLLKVVTIRAPSFGERRKEYLRDIAVATNAQLISRDLGLPLEDATAAHVGNAASIVVRKDRTSILTRPEYQPSIKDRVAQLQKELEVSTSKFDREKLGERIAALSGGIARIMIGASTETEQKEKRLRYEDSINAVRAALETGYVPGGGVTYLALSTDEFYRKIVADIEAAAKAEMICDGEEPVGAAAEVVDEMEGELELQKAGAKIVVDSMKSITKQIADNAGVNGHKVVQAILTSGKPFGYGWNAKTNKFGDMISQGVIDPAKVIISAIEHSTSVAGLVLTTEGMMVEEEEPEKSSHDGPGLPME; from the exons ATGGCGGGGTTTGCGTCCTTTGTGTCGTATCTTTCCATCGTGGTAGGATTCGGCATCAGCAATGTGGCATCATGCTTTCAGCTTCCAGCCCCAAATGCCTTTCTTGGGCATAACCTGTTACGTTCCCCGTCACCGGATGGCATCCATCATATTCCAGCTACCACTTTGCGCGGGAGGCATGCCCCTCTAAGTATTAATGAAATTCAGAGAACCACTTCTGCGCGCCACGGATCCCCGTCGACCCTGATG GCAcgcaaggcgaagaggctgaTTTTAGCCGATGAGTGCCGTAATCAACTTTTAGAGGGCATAGAAGCTGTGGCTGGAGCTGTACGG GTCACCCTTGGACCTCGTGGCCGCAATGTTTTGTTGGAGAAAGAGTACGGGCCTCCTATGATAGTGAATGACGGCGTGACCATTGCAAGAAATATAGAACTGAAGAGCCGAGCTCACAACGCGGGCGCTAAGTTGGTGCAGGAAGTTGCTTCCACGTCGGATGAGTGGGCAGGAGATGGCACGTCTTCAACTACTATCCTCACGGCCGAGATCGCGCGACAG GGTGTGGATCACGTCAACCAGGGCCACAACCCTATTCCACTACAGCGTGGCATTCAACGAGCTGCGAAAGTCATGATGGAAGAGGTCAAACGCCTGGCTAAGCCTGTGGAGGGGATGAACGACCTGCTAAATATTGCCACCGTGGCAACGAGCGGCAATGTGGCTATGGGTGAAGTGATAGCAAAATCATTCGATAAACTCGGTCGGCATGCGGCTATCGTGCTGGAGGACAATCCGGCTCTTGAGGATACG CTCGAATTTACGGAAGGTTACACTTTTGAAAGAGGGTTCTCATCTCCGTACTTCCTCGTCGGAGAGGACCGAGATATCATCGAGTGGCAAAATCCCTCCATTCTTGTTTGCGACTACAAGATAGAAACAGCCCAAAGTATACTCCCCATTCTGGAACACTTTGTGCGCACGAAAGCACCACTCGTGCTCATTGCGGAGGACTTCGGCCCCGAAGTTTTACAGACATGCATTATCAACCGGATGCGACAGCTGCTTAAAGTG GTAACAATACGTGCGCCATCATTTGGCGAAAGGCGCAAAGAGTATTTACGAGATATTGCTGTCGCCACAAACGCCCAGCTGATTTCCAGGGATTTGGGATTACCTCTGGAAGATGCGACAGCCGCCCACGTCGGGAATGCGGCGAGCATTGTCGTGCGTAAAGATCGTACATCAATCCTGACACGACCTGAATATCAACCAAGTATAAAGGACAG GGTCGCGCAGCTACAGAAAGAGCTGGAAGTATCCACATCCAAGTTCGACCGGGAGAAGCTCGGTGAAAGAATTGCGGCCCTCTCTGGGGGTATTGCACGTATTATG ATTGGCGCGTCAACAGAAACCGAACAAAAGGAGAAGCGGCTTCGCTACGAGGACTCCATAAACGCCGTCCGTGCGGCCCTTGAGACTGGCTACGTTCCAGGCGGGGGTGTTACCTATCTTGCGCTTTCCACGGACGAATTTTACCGCAAAATTGTTGCGGATATCGAAGCCGCTGCTAAGGCGGAGATGATatgcgacggagaggagcccgttggagcagcagcggaagtCGTTG ATGAGATGGAAGGAGAACTGGAACTCCAGAAGGCTGGAGCCAAAATTGTCGTCGACTCAATGAAATCTATTACGAAGCAAATAGCGGACAACGCCG GTGTAAATGGGCATAAGGTTGTCCAGGCGATCCTGACGTCTGGGAAACCTTTTGGCTACGGCTGGAATGCGAAGACCAATAAATTTGGAGATATGATCAGCCAAGGTGTCATTGATCCTGCAAAAGTCATTATTTCTGCTATAGAGCACTCCACTTCGGTTGCAGGTCTTGTTTTGACAACAGAAGGTATGATGGttgaggaggaagagccCGAAAAGAGTTCACATGATGGACCGGGCTTGCCGATGGAATGA